Sequence from the Hamadaea flava genome:
CAGCGCAGCGCAGGCGCCGGCGGCGGCCGCCGCCCGCAGGTCGGCCTCGGGCACGTCGGGGAACTGGGCGGTGCAGTCCTGGATCCCGCCGAAGGCGATCACCGCTCGGGCCGCCTGGTACGCAACGCCTTCGCGGGCTGGTCCAGGGTCCCCGGCTCGTGTCCGCGTTGCCCGCGGGACTCGGCCGTACGGTGCTGCGCCTGACGACCAAGAGCGCCCGCGTCCACAACTCGATGGTCATCGAGACTACGACACCGCTCGGATCCAGATTGGATGATCCGCCCCGCGGCGGCCACCAGGGCCGTGAACGTGTAACGATCACACTATAACAAATGTAAATCAATAACTTTTTCACTGTTGCGGTACTGGCCACGCCGCCTTGAAACTTCCTCCAAACGGTCTAGTAGAGGGCTCGAAACCCTCTCACCGAGGCCAGCGAGGCGACTTCCATGCCAAGTGCCGCAACGGTTCAGACCACCTGCACGACCCGGGTCCGCCCGCCTCGCCGCGCCACGGTTCAGCTTCACCGACCGAGGAAGGAAGGTAGGAATGAGGATCACCAAGGTCACCCGTGCCTTGGGTGCCACGTACGCCCTGTTGTTGACGGCGGTGTTGTACGGCCAAGGAGCGCCTGCTCAAGCGCAGGCGCTGGCCGCCGCCGAGAACTTCACCATCGTGATGCTGCCCGACACGCAGTTCGCCTCCGAGTACTGGCCGGAGGTGTATCGGGCGCAGATGCAATGGGTGGCCGACCAGCAGACCGCGCGCAACATCAAGTACGTCCTCCACGTCGGCGACGTCGTGGACAACCACGACCAGCCGACCCAGTGGGCCAACAGCAAGAGCGCGATGGGCCTGCCCACCGACGACGTCCCCTACATCATCGGTCCGGGCAATCACGACCTGGACTCGACGACCACGCGGGCGGCGACGATCTACAACAGCCACTATCCCCGCTCGAAGTTCACCAGCCTGCCGTCGTTCGGTGGAACGTACCCCGCCGCACAGAACGACAACGCCTACCACACGTTCACCGCCGGTGGCGTGGACTGGCTCGTGCTGGCGATGAAGTACGCCCCCAGCGACGCCGAGATCACCTGGGCGAACTCCGTCGTCTCGGCGTACCCGAACCACAACGCGATCCTGGTCACCCACGCCTATCAGAACGGGACGACCAAGGACAGCAACGGCACCAAGCTCTGGACCAACCTGGTCAGCAAGCACAAGAACTTCCGGTTCACCTTCTCCGGCCACTACGTCAACGCCGGAGTGATCCCCCAGGCCGGGGTGAACGGGAACACCGTGTACCAGATCCAGGCGGACTACCAGGACCCGTCCACACGTGACCCCAATAGCTTCATGCGGGTCATGACGTTCAACCCGACCGCCAACACGCTGGACGTCAAGACGTACTCGCCGTATCTGAACACCTACAAGACCGATGCGGCGAACCAGTTCGTCCTCAGCAACATCAACCCCGTTCCGCAAGCGTGGAGCACCATCGTCGACAACACGACGGCGGACCGGTTCACGGCGAGCACGAGCTGGGGCACGTCCACCTACTCGGCTCAGCGGTACGGCGCCGACTACCGCTTCGCCGACCCCGTCTCGGCCAGCGACCCGGCCTGGTACAAGGTGAACATCCCGGCGACGGGC
This genomic interval carries:
- a CDS encoding golvesin C-terminal-like domain-containing protein; the encoded protein is MRITKVTRALGATYALLLTAVLYGQGAPAQAQALAAAENFTIVMLPDTQFASEYWPEVYRAQMQWVADQQTARNIKYVLHVGDVVDNHDQPTQWANSKSAMGLPTDDVPYIIGPGNHDLDSTTTRAATIYNSHYPRSKFTSLPSFGGTYPAAQNDNAYHTFTAGGVDWLVLAMKYAPSDAEITWANSVVSAYPNHNAILVTHAYQNGTTKDSNGTKLWTNLVSKHKNFRFTFSGHYVNAGVIPQAGVNGNTVYQIQADYQDPSTRDPNSFMRVMTFNPTANTLDVKTYSPYLNTYKTDAANQFVLSNINPVPQAWSTIVDNTTADRFTASTSWGTSTYSAQRYGADYRFADPVSASDPAWYKVNIPATGTYQVAVWYSANAGYNNSTPYIVVTPSGNQVVNINQQANGGKWVSLGNFTLSAGDENKVGVSRWTAGTGYIIADAVKVTRIS